From one Microbacterium aurum genomic stretch:
- a CDS encoding urea amidolyase family protein — MTGSTPVPVPAPQVDPTAPRILPFGDRGLLVAVDTLDEVLAVHARLAQTRRDGVIDLVPAARTVLVHVDPRRLSLPAARAWIAQGGSVRAAVSAAAPIVELPIVYDGPDLEELARALGIRPADLAALHAACTWTVAFTGFAPGFGYLVSPDWPHDVPRLATPRTRVPAGAVGLAAGFTGAYPRETPGGWQLIGTTPAPLFDPGADPPALLAPGARVRFAPTPTPTLAPAPTPAPTPAPAPTPAPAPAPPARHHPCTETPDATRCLGAHRVSRGQGWGIQHGALAVVEPGLLATVQDQGRPGHAAEGIAASGAADRAALRTANRLVGNPEDAAGVEITMGGFRAVARADLHVVVTGAWGPITIGGRAVDPYTAHPWPSGAELHVDWFAHGVRGYLAVRGGLATADARAFAGAFATDTLSGLGPAPLRPGAVLALADAHPLAPIPPDTLHPWSPPDDALLEVPLAPGPRQDWFADAAALYDTVWTVSARADRVGIRLDGPPLARRAPLAHAELPSEGMLAGAIQVPPDGHPVILGPDGPVTGGYPVIAVVTDAARDRLAQARPGTRLRFRHARPA; from the coding sequence GTGACCGGATCCACGCCGGTTCCGGTGCCCGCGCCGCAGGTCGACCCGACCGCGCCGCGCATCCTGCCGTTCGGGGATCGCGGCCTGCTCGTCGCCGTCGACACCCTCGACGAGGTGCTCGCCGTCCACGCCCGGCTCGCGCAGACCCGCCGCGACGGGGTCATCGACCTCGTCCCGGCGGCGCGCACGGTGCTGGTGCACGTCGATCCCCGGAGGTTGAGCCTCCCGGCCGCGCGCGCGTGGATCGCGCAGGGCGGATCCGTGCGCGCCGCGGTATCCGCCGCCGCCCCGATCGTCGAGTTGCCCATCGTCTATGACGGGCCCGACCTCGAGGAGCTTGCGCGCGCCCTCGGCATCCGTCCCGCCGACCTCGCGGCGCTGCACGCGGCGTGCACCTGGACGGTCGCCTTCACGGGGTTCGCGCCGGGGTTCGGCTACCTCGTCAGCCCGGACTGGCCGCACGACGTCCCGCGCCTCGCGACGCCGCGCACGCGCGTGCCGGCCGGGGCGGTCGGGCTCGCGGCGGGGTTCACCGGCGCGTACCCGCGCGAGACGCCCGGCGGCTGGCAGCTCATCGGCACGACGCCCGCGCCCCTGTTCGACCCCGGGGCAGACCCGCCGGCGCTGCTCGCCCCCGGCGCCCGCGTGCGCTTCGCCCCTACCCCCACCCCCACCCTCGCCCCCGCTCCGACCCCCGCTCCCACCCCCGCCCCCGCTCCCACCCCCGCACCCGCACCCGCCCCGCCCGCGAGACACCACCCCTGCACCGAGACACCGGATGCCACGCGGTGTCTCGGTGCACACAGGGTGTCTCGCGGTCAGGGGTGGGGGATCCAACACGGGGCGCTCGCGGTGGTCGAGCCGGGGCTGCTGGCGACGGTGCAGGATCAGGGGCGGCCGGGGCACGCGGCGGAGGGCATCGCGGCATCCGGAGCCGCCGACCGCGCCGCGCTGCGCACGGCGAACCGCCTCGTCGGCAATCCCGAGGATGCCGCCGGCGTCGAGATCACGATGGGCGGATTCCGCGCCGTCGCCCGGGCCGACCTCCACGTCGTCGTCACGGGCGCCTGGGGCCCGATCACCATCGGCGGCCGCGCCGTCGATCCCTACACGGCGCACCCGTGGCCGAGCGGCGCCGAGCTTCATGTCGACTGGTTCGCGCACGGCGTGCGCGGCTATCTCGCCGTCCGCGGCGGACTCGCGACGGCGGATGCCCGTGCCTTCGCCGGCGCGTTCGCGACCGACACGCTCTCGGGGCTCGGCCCCGCGCCGCTGCGCCCCGGCGCCGTGCTCGCGCTCGCCGACGCGCATCCGCTTGCGCCGATCCCGCCCGACACCCTGCACCCGTGGAGCCCGCCCGACGACGCCCTCCTCGAGGTTCCCCTCGCGCCCGGTCCGCGGCAGGACTGGTTCGCGGATGCCGCGGCCCTCTATGACACCGTCTGGACGGTCTCCGCGCGGGCCGACCGCGTCGGCATCCGCCTCGACGGACCACCGCTCGCGCGGCGCGCACCGCTCGCGCACGCCGAGCTCCCGAGCGAGGGGATGCTCGCGGGCGCCATCCAGGTGCCGCCCGACGGGCATCCGGTCATCCTCGGCCCCGACGGTCCCGTCACCGGCGGATACCCCGTCATCGCCGTCGTGACGGATGCTGCGCGCGACCGGCTGGCGCAGGCCCGCCCCGGCACCCGCCTGCGCTTCCGTCACGCCCGCCCCGCCTGA
- a CDS encoding LamB/YcsF family protein, which yields MMAIDLNADLGETVAGASTADDAGLFELISSASVACGGHAGDTASMREAVARALARGVAVGGHPSYPDRAGFGRVRLAMPAAELRAAVTDQLGALVAAGADLRYVKPHGALYHAVRDDPAHAGAVAAAVADVSARLGRALPVLGLAGEIEGAAARAGLGFRLEAFLDRGYLADGSLVPRGDPGDLLHDPAEVASRAVHLATDGVVVAVDGMRVRTDAVSLCVHGDSPGAVAMARAVRDALVASGVEIQAPW from the coding sequence ATGATGGCGATCGACCTCAACGCCGACCTGGGTGAGACGGTCGCCGGCGCCTCGACGGCCGACGACGCCGGCCTGTTCGAGCTGATCTCCAGCGCCTCGGTCGCGTGCGGCGGGCATGCGGGCGACACCGCCTCGATGCGCGAGGCGGTCGCGCGGGCGCTGGCGCGCGGGGTCGCCGTCGGCGGCCACCCGTCCTACCCCGACCGCGCCGGATTCGGGCGCGTGCGCCTCGCCATGCCCGCCGCCGAGCTCCGCGCGGCCGTCACCGACCAGCTCGGCGCCCTCGTCGCGGCGGGTGCCGACCTCCGCTACGTCAAGCCGCACGGCGCGCTCTATCACGCGGTCCGGGATGACCCGGCGCACGCGGGGGCCGTCGCCGCCGCCGTCGCCGACGTGTCGGCCAGGCTCGGCCGTGCCCTGCCGGTCCTGGGCCTCGCGGGGGAGATCGAGGGCGCGGCCGCGCGGGCGGGGCTGGGCTTCCGCCTCGAGGCGTTCCTCGACCGCGGCTACCTGGCCGACGGCTCGCTCGTGCCGCGGGGGGATCCGGGCGACCTGCTGCACGACCCGGCGGAGGTCGCGTCCCGCGCCGTGCACCTCGCGACCGACGGTGTCGTGGTGGCCGTCGATGGGATGCGGGTGCGCACCGACGCCGTGTCGTTGTGCGTCCACGGCGACTCGCCCGGTGCCGTCGCGATGGCGCGCGCCGTGCGCGACGCGCTCGTCGCGTCGGGCGTGGAGATCCAGGCACCCTGGTGA
- a CDS encoding SprT-like domain-containing protein, which yields MTELVTVRRAAEELIATHLDPSWSFAFDNAKRRAGACDYTRKRITVSRYLAARYDDETNRQTLLHEVAHALAGPRAGHGASWKRTARALGYVGGTTHDGETATELAPWVGVCPAGHVAYRHRRATRPTSCARCRPTFDDRFLFTWTRREITPATRLAAMTPR from the coding sequence ATGACCGAACTGGTGACCGTCCGCCGTGCGGCGGAGGAGCTGATCGCGACCCACCTCGACCCGTCGTGGTCGTTCGCGTTCGACAACGCCAAACGACGGGCCGGGGCATGCGACTACACCCGCAAGCGCATCACGGTCTCGCGTTACCTGGCGGCGCGCTACGACGACGAGACCAACCGCCAGACGCTGCTGCATGAGGTCGCGCACGCCCTCGCCGGTCCTCGCGCCGGCCATGGCGCGAGCTGGAAGCGCACGGCGCGCGCGCTCGGGTACGTCGGGGGGACGACGCACGACGGCGAGACCGCCACCGAACTCGCGCCCTGGGTGGGCGTCTGCCCCGCTGGGCACGTCGCCTACCGGCATCGCCGCGCGACACGACCGACGTCCTGCGCCCGCTGCCGCCCGACGTTCGACGACCGGTTCCTCTTCACATGGACCCGACGGGAGATCACCCCCGCGACACGGCTCGCGGCGATGACCCCGCGGTAG
- a CDS encoding 2-phosphosulfolactate phosphatase: protein MSTPFDQSRYQIRFEWGVDGLDRLAASDIVVVVDVLRFSTSVTDRIAAGETVALDDAAHAVSLNGAAVAAAAGETDAVVLLGCLRNAAAVAAAVLAEQQRRGARTSVAVIAAGELASREPDAPLRFAVEDLLGAGAIIDALGTLGLDHTSPEAAAAGEAFRGLRGATRHLLTASGSGQELLERDARADVLAAAEVDAAASVPVLRDGTFATYD from the coding sequence GTGAGCACGCCGTTCGACCAGTCCCGCTATCAGATCCGCTTCGAGTGGGGAGTCGACGGGCTCGACCGGCTCGCGGCATCCGACATCGTCGTCGTCGTGGACGTGCTGCGGTTCTCGACCTCCGTGACCGACCGCATCGCCGCCGGTGAGACGGTCGCGCTCGACGATGCCGCACACGCGGTGTCCCTCAACGGCGCCGCCGTCGCCGCGGCAGCGGGCGAGACGGATGCCGTGGTCCTGCTCGGCTGCCTGCGCAACGCCGCCGCGGTCGCCGCCGCGGTGCTCGCCGAGCAGCAGCGCCGCGGCGCGCGGACGAGCGTCGCGGTCATCGCGGCCGGCGAACTCGCCTCCCGCGAGCCCGACGCCCCGCTGCGGTTCGCCGTCGAAGACCTCCTCGGCGCCGGTGCGATCATCGACGCCCTCGGCACGCTCGGCCTCGATCACACCTCACCCGAGGCTGCGGCGGCCGGCGAGGCGTTCCGCGGACTGCGGGGCGCGACACGGCATCTGCTGACGGCGAGCGGGTCAGGGCAGGAGCTGCTGGAGCGCGATGCGCGGGCCGACGTCCTCGCCGCCGCCGAGGTGGATGCCGCGGCATCCGTCCCCGTGCTGCGCGACGGGACCTTCGCCACATACGACTGA
- a CDS encoding spermidine synthase, giving the protein MARARVEDAAPQARLSDGSLARVIPSRFTGGYELDVAGTPQSHVDLDDPTHLHFEYVARMAAVIDRLRMPGQPLTAIHLGAGALTLPRYVEHTRPGSRQQVIELEQPLVDLVRAELPLPRGAQVRVRIGDARDVAARLPAGLQGAADLVVSDVFAGSQTPAHLTTVEYFRVLAGLLAPDGVLLVNVADGAGLAFARREVATVRAVLPEVIVLAEVQTLKCRRFGNLVIAASAAPLPTEWLPRLMAAGPHPAKVAQGAEIDEFVRGASVATDADATASPEPAASIFDR; this is encoded by the coding sequence ATGGCGCGCGCGCGAGTAGAGGATGCCGCGCCGCAGGCGCGCCTGTCGGACGGGTCCCTGGCCCGCGTGATCCCGAGCCGCTTCACGGGCGGGTACGAGCTCGACGTGGCGGGCACGCCCCAGTCGCACGTCGACCTCGACGACCCGACGCACCTCCACTTCGAGTACGTCGCCCGCATGGCCGCGGTGATCGACAGGCTCCGGATGCCGGGGCAGCCCCTGACGGCCATCCACCTCGGCGCGGGCGCACTCACGCTGCCGCGGTATGTCGAGCACACCCGCCCCGGCTCGCGTCAGCAGGTCATCGAGCTCGAGCAGCCGCTCGTCGACCTCGTCCGCGCCGAGCTGCCCCTCCCCCGCGGCGCGCAGGTGCGCGTGCGCATCGGCGACGCGCGCGACGTCGCCGCACGGCTCCCGGCGGGCCTGCAGGGCGCCGCGGACCTCGTCGTGTCCGATGTCTTCGCCGGATCTCAGACCCCCGCTCACCTCACGACGGTCGAGTACTTCCGCGTGCTGGCGGGGCTGCTCGCCCCCGACGGTGTGCTGCTCGTCAACGTCGCCGACGGCGCCGGTCTCGCCTTCGCGCGCCGGGAGGTCGCGACCGTCCGCGCCGTGCTCCCCGAGGTGATCGTGCTCGCGGAGGTGCAGACCCTCAAGTGCCGACGCTTCGGCAACCTCGTGATCGCCGCATCCGCCGCGCCGCTGCCCACCGAGTGGCTGCCCCGGCTGATGGCCGCCGGGCCGCACCCCGCGAAGGTCGCGCAGGGCGCGGAGATCGACGAGTTCGTACGTGGGGCGAGCGTCGCGACGGATGCCGACGCGACCGCGTCGCCCGAGCCCGCGGCATCCATCTTCGACCGCTGA